Genomic segment of Populus nigra chromosome 6, ddPopNigr1.1, whole genome shotgun sequence:
TTTCTTCATATGATACGATAACCTTGATATTTCTTTGCACATATATATAGCAACAATTTGAATTGGCATGCTACTCTACTCAGTTTCTTCATGTGAACTTGGGGCCTGTTGATCAACATTCAATGATAATGCTGTTTTACATTGAACAAGATGTAAATCACACCATGCAAATTCATAGCTTCTGACTTACTAAAATGTCATGTTTAATAAATAGTGTGTATTTAGAAGACAATGTGAACTTTTTCCAGTTGTTTGGTTCTTAAGaatctttttaattgaatgacATGTTATTGGTAAAATACAAAACCATTTCATTGGTATTTCTGCCGGCTTCTAACTTAGAAAACAACGATATTTCCACAGTAAGAAAAGTTTTAGGCTTCATATATTGTTGTCACATTTCTCCTACACAAAGGCTCGACAAAATCAGTCTTTTCACCGTCTTCCCATTTCATTTCTCTCCATTCGATTGTTTTGACAACTCCAAGTTCATCATGGGTGTTATCACTAAGTTAAACTTGAGCACCCTTCAAGCAcgagtttttttagatttgaactatgcaagtttgattttttaacaatgttcttttttttttaataatagtcaaagatttattattaatccGTGTTATAAAACTAATGACAAACTagagtttaaaaacaaaagttgtatatgcaaaaaacaaaaaagttaaaaatattaaaaatcatgcaGTAATATATAGAAAGAACTTATAGCCAAAACTAACAAGACTTTACTTATTATACCAATTAAAATGCCTTTTGAACCTCTCAACAAGTACCTTTTTTTATGTATAGGTAGTTTTTATCAATTGTCTTGAGCTATAACACTAAAAGGTGAAGAACTAACTCAAATACCGTATGTCAATCAATAATATCTTCTtgaaaaaccaatttatttctaactaagatcaaggattttcatcttttgTTGAGTATATCGAGAAgtgataaaaagaatgaaaaagtaTTAGTCAAAAGTTGTAACTTGAAAATATAAGTTgtaacttgaaaatataaattatatcatggATAAGTTGTAGAAAGAAATCTGAAAGGTCCAATATTTATCTAGAGTAACTTCAGGCATCTCTCGGTAAATAATCAATGATTTATCTTTTAAGGCTCTCGCATCAATTGCTGACCTATTGCTCTTCCtactatttaaaatttttgattttcaaaatttaaaatttttatcatgaaatcaaagaataaacaataaaatcaaatagacTTTAAATATTCCTTGCTAATTTTAGCTCTTCCTACTATTCTTTTGACTTAAAAGACTCATAAGttgatatcaataaaataatgatttaattaattaagtgagATTCGatagatttaattataaaacatttaattttttaaatttaataataaaaatattatcataaaataaaaaaaataaacaataaaatcaaacatactctaaatatttaataaaaaaatattattaaagatgatatttattttttaaaattaaataataataataataatgaatattatagaatatacctatatagaaaatattgtaagcatattatataaaaaatattatagtcatatttttatattgtaacttccaccattactattatatattgtcttttatatatatatatatatatatatatatatataaaaggttgGTTAACCAATAGGTTAAACCttctaattattctcaactataaaattattaaagataatatttaatctcataaattaaatggaataaaataaggaaatatttgtttttaccatCAAGCCTTAAATGGAGGTTATGTTTTTGCAGCTTCGGAAATAAATAGTCACTCCATTGCTTAGGTGTAGACGCTGTAATTGAACCACAAAGGGGATGAGGAAGCAGATGATATGGCGGTGGTGAAGGCATCACCGTATCTCTTCCCACTTCTGACTCTTCAAATGAATCTGATTTCCTTGCGATCACATGGACCCCACATTCTTTAATCTTTGTTGGCTCTGAATATATGTATAGTTCCAATCCGTCATCTCCACGGTAATCTTCCATTGCCATTTCACTTCTACTTAAGTATCTCATCAATCCCCCAGTTTCTGGTGTTCGATCATCTTCAAACAATTGAATACCGttgcttttatttcttataataataataatgtcagTCTGTAAGTAATAATAATCTTCCTTCTCAAGTGAACAGACAAACCAAACAACTAAGCCTTGGAAGACTGGAGGTATATGGAATGACAATGAACATCCTTCTCCAAGGTGGCTCAACCAATTTGGCATCTCACCAGGAATTGAGTAAATAAAATACCGGCAACGACCGCTGCACAATGCCTGTATATAGATATTGATTTCAAGAAATGCTGAAATTTTAGACATTAATTAATGTATGTGTCAAttgtgtgtgtttatttttgtgcaaGAGAGACTGAAAGAAATAGTACCTCAACAACGCTCTTCTGTAATTTATTTGGTGAATGACTGCGGTAATCAACCCAAATAGTCCAGGAAATATTACTTTGACCTTCGATGTCTTGAATCTCTtctaataaataacaataagatAGTTCTATATCTAGTTCTTTTTTTGACTCGATTGGTATTCTTACTCTTTCCAATGATCTGCAACCATTCGCAATCAAATGGTCTAAATTTGAGGGAAGATCTAGGATTGATACAAGATATTTGCATCCCTGAACAATCAATGTCTCTAGCTTGGCAAGGAAGCCGATCCCATAAGGCAGGCTAGATAATTTGTTTCCTGATAGATCCAATACTTCTAGAGCGGACAAACCTCTAAAATCAACACGGTTAGTTGCGCGATCAGACAAACCACCATCAGGAAGTTTAAGACTTTTCACTGATCTCCAATCGACGAAAGctgaaataaaagaagaaattgatgtAGACGACGGTGAAAGCCATGATGAAATTTGGGAAACCCAGGATATAGGTGATGGTGAGTCCTGGCGGAAACTGTATCCACACAATGATAACCTTCTGACATACTTTAATTGTCCAATTAAAGAGAGAAATTGCtcattttcaatctcatccgCTAGCAGCTCAGTTAAGAATTCCATATCACCCATGCGTTCTGGTAATTTCTCAAGTTGTGAACATCCAGAAATATTCAAACTCTCAAGAGACTTTACATTGCCAATGCTTTCAGGAAGAATCTTCAGACTCCAACATCTTTTTAGATTCAAGAAAACGAGGCTCGTCAAATTTTCAATTGATTGATGCACCTCAACTAAACTCGAGCAACCTTCTAGAATTAGTTTCTCTAGACTTGAACTGTGCAAGTTTGGTGTTTTAATAAGATTCTGAGAATGACTGAGATTAATGATTTTTAGCTTATTGAGAATCTGTCATAATAGAgagcaaaataatgaaaaatattaatcataagAAGTTATAACATGTAAATTACATATCAGAGAAATTTTGGGGATTGTAACATGTTTCGCACCTTTTCTCCCTTCCATAGTTCTTTGAGGTTACTATACTGCATATCAAGAACAGCTAGATTGTAAAAGGTAAAATCAGATGGTAAATAATCCAAAGGACATTGAAGCCAATAAATCCACATCAACTCTTTAGAAAGCAATTTGAAGGATCCGATGAGATGTACTCCATTGATTTGGAGTAAATTTAAGCTTTTCATTTTTGCAAATGATCCGGCGCTAATTGATTTAGCTTCTGATGCTCTGAGTGCTAGACCCTCTACAACATCCGTaccctaaaaaaagaaaatcaatacaACTTTCATACAATTATTTGTAATAAGTTTGACTAGAAAATACACATGACTATGCTTTCGTGTACGCATTGAGCTCCTACCTTCTGCTGCTCAAGTACATTCCATGCATCCTCTTGATTCCAAATTCTGGTCCTCTTTCCAGGTTCTTTTGGAGACGATTCACGAACGACCTCCCTTCCCATGTCTCGTAATAGATCATGCATGGTTATCTCCCCAATGGAATTAACTTTAATCAGAGACCTTTTACGGAGAGTTTCCAAATCAACTTCTGGATCGTAACCGCAACGGGCTCCTAGCACTTTTGCGACATACTCTTTCTTTATATCAATAAAGAAGCATGCAATATCAAGGAATGCATTTTGTAGTTCTTCACCGTCCAGTGCGTCAAAACTTATTCTAAGCTTTCCTTGAATATCGTGTTTTGGAATTCTTCTCAATTTGTCAATTTCACttttccatatatatttttcttcccCGGAAAGACAAGCTCCTATAACCTCGAGAGCTAAAGGAAGTCCTCCACAGTAATCAACTACATTCTTCGAAAGCTCAATATAATCTTCTGCTGGCTTGGTGTCCTTAAAGGCATGCCAGCTGAAAAGCTGAAGGGACTGATCTCTTGtcaattcttcaatttgatATGTTCGATCCGCTTTACGAAGAAGATTTGAATCTCTTGTTGTAATAATTACTCTACTTCCGGGACCAAACCAACTTCGCTCTCCCATCAAAGCATTTAGCTGGTCCTGACGAGCCACATCATCAGCAACAACAAGAACTCTTTTGAGACAAAGTCGTTCTTTGATCAGAACCTTTCCTCTATCATCACAATTGATGTTTGCAGCATCCTGTTTTAAAATATCGTGAAGAAGCTGCTTTTGTAAAAGAGCCAGAccattaaattgttttgatgtttcattgatattcaaaagaaaacagCTTCCCTCGAATCCATAGCAGAGTTGATTAAATACGACTTTTGCTATAGTCGTCTTTCCTATTCCTGGCATCCCATGTATGCCCGCAATGCGTACATCATCTCTTGCAGTActtagaaagtaaaaaatattgtgaGCACGCCGATCCATACCTACTAGGTGCTCAGGAACATATAAGTACCTGGGATCTAATTTATTCAACACATCCTTGATAATCTCTTTGATAAATTTTGCTTCATGCCTGCTCATAGACAAAAGCAAGTCATTGATAGCGAGTCAATTAAgtattttattgtttcacattgaaaaatgtAAAGTATAATGACTCTATAAATGTGTGCAAGTGAATCTTAGAGAAAAAAGGCATACCCATTTGCCATATCATCGAGATTCCATCCAGATAGATTTCCAGCCTCCTCAAGAGCTTTTCTCCACTCCTTCACCAACTTCTCTTCAAAACGCTTTTCATGTTTAATATATGCTTCTGCAAAACTGTCATTCTGTTTTCTCACATCTGAAGGATCAATGTCATAAAATATAGGAAGAACAATCTGACCCGTTTTCCCATTTTTGCACTTAAGAATCTCTACAAGTTCATTGAGACACCATCTAGAAGAAGCATATCCTTTTGAGAAAACAACTATGGATATCTTTGATTCTTGAATTGCCCTGAGGAGATGATCGGGGATTTCTTCTCCCCTCGGAAGTTCATCATCATCTCGAAAAGTGTGGATTCCTGCTTGGACTAAGGCAGTATAGAGATGATCTGTAAATGTCTTGCGAGTATCTTCTCCTTTAAAACTCAAGAAGACATCATAGGCCCCTTCTGGTCTCGATCGAGAAGACTCTGGCTCTGTCATGGCAGCTGCAGAAATTAAGGGACAATGATTTACCAATGGGACAATGAAAGAGAAAGGATATGATTTCTATTCATTTGCAGGAGAAAGCACCAGAATTTCGAGTCAAAGCAAGGCAGAAGTAGTAGTAGACTCAACCTATCCTATGATCAgactaatcaaataatatattcaaatcAAACCAGCAGTTCCtacatatatatagacacacgcATCTGCCTTACATGTGGAGACAAAACTGACAGGCTTACTGAGGTcagcttttcttctctttcacgAGGATGAATCGTTTTCTTCATCTTTGGATTGCTTGCGTTTTTCTTTCtgcatttctaaattaaatagaatgatATAGGGTGAACTGGTCAATGATATTATCTATCTGAACGTAAGGCTTTCAAGTTATCGTTATGAGCAAGACAAGAAACTAAAACGAGAAAGAAGCAAATAAGAGaaagttaaatattaaaacttcaacaaaaaaagttaaatattaaaaaaattaaaactgacCGGCTTTCATCAAGTTTCGTGCATGCTATTATTTATTAACTATGGTTGTTTCTTGTGTTAGTATTTATTAACTTTAGTGTGAGGTATTTTACCAAGCACAAAAGAACCCTTAACTTTAGAATTTATACAAAACAGCTACTAAAATTGGAATGATGCTGTTGTCTTGGTCCATATATAAAAGGATCTTTTGGcaatagtattttaaaatacaggGTTTGTCTTACCTGAATGATAAACTCAAATTTCTATTGAAGATGAGaaattattattgattaaatttctattttattttttattctatattatcAGGCTTTTGtagttttactatttaaaaaattataatttttctatttagttgtttatatatatatatatatatatatatatatatatataaactgtaGAAATAGTATTAGGAAATAGACtttgatattttgatgattttagtatAATAAGCTCCTGACACAAACATTTCCTATCCTCCAAATTACAAAGTGTTATTTAGgttattttaaaaggtttttatttaGTGTTTACACTGTGAATCACTCTATGCAAGGGTGAAGCCATGAATTTTTCCTGCACTaggctattaaataaatatataaatttttttaataataaattattaactcatgtatatgaatttttaaagttaacagtaacgtttaattcaaatacactacccaaaatattaaaaaataattttgaaagtatataaaattaaagtgaaactaaaaataaactcactattAAAGTTACATCATTCGATattttgtggaatataattcatctataatcgaatttgaatcgatattgtaacaaTCTCTCATccgggataaaataacaatcttatgtcaattgaaaaacaaagtaattaaatttttttcctctctcaattcctttttccttcacttgattcttccttagattagtattttataaattgaactttgtaagtttataaggttattctctcacttttcttatttttttccttggaatttttttttatgtttttcccttacttttctctctttctctcttgctttttcttttttttttctattttgcttCTACCCAGtcggcaacatataaaagaaagaaagaactaatttgttttattttttaatggcaaataattattttacccttaatgagtcgttttgcttttatttgatgttttttttagcaCTACCAAACTCtgttcatcctaaaattttaaccagattttattcaatatattttaagatccattataaatttcagctcaatctacTGGtcagattgaaaattaaacctaataacgtaaaactggtcaaattatgatttttttatcaaatttctgaatttctttaaaaattatgaaattttaacctaagCTAAAGTATTATATTAGAAAGCTTCatgtaaaatttttttaatacctcaattgagaattacaaaatttttttatataaaactagtaaaaaaatattgataaaatacaTGCCTCCGCTCTTGACTGTATGCCATCTGATACCTGAAATACCTATATGCCAAGGCTCCTTTTGCGTTCACATGGCTCGCAGCCGTAGGATCCTTGGACGAGCAGTCTCCCAACCTTTGATGCCATAATCTCTGAATCAATGGAGGAGACACTGATATCATCATCTAACCCTTCAAAACTACCCTTCAGACTCATTACTGTAAccttaatttctttgttttttcttcgtATAAACTCTCTTCGTCTTCTTCCTCGTGGTGATATTTGAGAGGTCCATATTCCTGGGTGAGTAACTGAATTCTCTAACATATTGTGTTGACACATTCATTAAAGAAATAAGAGGCTGCATAGTGTGTTGAATATCCTCTAGGGCTAGGGCTGGCAACTCCCCAAGTACTTTCCCAGACAATGAAACAACATGGTCAATACTATTCTCGTCGAAAATAATCTCCTTCCGAGTTGTGCAGATTAACACCCTTGCTGCtgtcaaatttataattatggGATGTGTTGTAAAATAGAAAATGTTACGActagaaaattttatgtttcctcttatataattttattttgtgtaatAGGTTACACCATAACATATATACAATGTTCTACTTATATAAATAGCTAGTAGAGAAGCTGTCCTAATTAAAACattcattaaattatta
This window contains:
- the LOC133695672 gene encoding disease resistance protein RPV1-like, which codes for MTEPESSRSRPEGAYDVFLSFKGEDTRKTFTDHLYTALVQAGIHTFRDDDELPRGEEIPDHLLRAIQESKISIVVFSKGYASSRWCLNELVEILKCKNGKTGQIVLPIFYDIDPSDVRKQNDSFAEAYIKHEKRFEEKLVKEWRKALEEAGNLSGWNLDDMANGHEAKFIKEIIKDVLNKLDPRYLYVPEHLVGMDRRAHNIFYFLSTARDDVRIAGIHGMPGIGKTTIAKVVFNQLCYGFEGSCFLLNINETSKQFNGLALLQKQLLHDILKQDAANINCDDRGKVLIKERLCLKRVLVVADDVARQDQLNALMGERSWFGPGSRVIITTRDSNLLRKADRTYQIEELTRDQSLQLFSWHAFKDTKPAEDYIELSKNVVDYCGGLPLALEVIGACLSGEEKYIWKSEIDKLRRIPKHDIQGKLRISFDALDGEELQNAFLDIACFFIDIKKEYVAKVLGARCGYDPEVDLETLRKRSLIKVNSIGEITMHDLLRDMGREVVRESSPKEPGKRTRIWNQEDAWNVLEQQKGTDVVEGLALRASEAKSISAGSFAKMKSLNLLQINGVHLIGSFKLLSKELMWIYWLQCPLDYLPSDFTFYNLAVLDMQYSNLKELWKGEKILNKLKIINLSHSQNLIKTPNLHSSSLEKLILEGCSSLVEVCWSLKILPESIGNVKSLESLNISGCSQLEKLPERMGDMEFLTELLADEIENEQFLSLIGQLKYVRRLSLCGYSFRQDSPSPISWVSQISSWLSPSSTSISSFISAFVDWRSVKSLKLPDGGLSDRATNRVDFRGLSALEVLDLSGNKLSSLPYGIGFLAKLETLIVQGCKYLVSILDLPSNLDHLIANGCRSLERALCSGRCRYFIYSIPGEMPNWLSHLGEGCSLSFHIPPVFQGLVVWFVCSLEKEDYYYLQTDIIIIIRNKSNGIQLFEDDRTPETGGLMRYLSRSEMAMEDYRGDDGLELYIYSEPTKIKECGVHVIARKSDSFEESEVGRDTVMPSPPPYHLLPHPLCGSITASTPKQWSDYLFPKLQKHNLHLRLDGKNKYFLILF